One genomic window of Burkholderia diffusa includes the following:
- a CDS encoding FTR1 family iron permease, translated as MLSTALIVFREVLEAALVVSIVMAATKGVPTRGWWVGGGLAGGVIGAGLIAAFADVISQWASGMGQEVFNAGVMFVATLMLAWHCIWMSRHGREMALHMGEVGRAVAAGSRPLTGLAIVVGVAVLREGSEAVLFLYGIAAGDPGQTPQMIAGGLLGVLGGAGLGYAMYAGLLQIPLKRLFSVTNALIVLLAAGMASQCVGFLLAAGLVPSWGDAVWDTSWLLKESSIVGKALHTLIGYTARPAGIQIVAYVVTLVAIVVLARLVGRPRTVVPPPRPVA; from the coding sequence ATGCTGTCTACCGCTCTGATCGTCTTTCGTGAAGTGCTCGAGGCCGCGCTGGTGGTTTCGATCGTGATGGCCGCGACGAAGGGCGTGCCGACGCGCGGCTGGTGGGTCGGCGGCGGGCTTGCCGGCGGTGTGATCGGCGCCGGCCTGATCGCCGCGTTCGCCGACGTGATTTCGCAGTGGGCCTCCGGCATGGGGCAGGAAGTGTTCAACGCCGGCGTGATGTTCGTCGCGACGCTGATGCTGGCGTGGCACTGCATCTGGATGAGCCGCCACGGCCGCGAGATGGCGCTGCACATGGGCGAGGTCGGCCGGGCCGTCGCGGCCGGCAGCCGGCCGCTGACGGGGTTGGCGATCGTCGTCGGTGTCGCGGTGCTGCGCGAAGGCTCCGAGGCCGTGCTGTTCCTGTACGGCATCGCGGCGGGCGATCCGGGGCAGACGCCGCAGATGATCGCCGGCGGGCTGCTCGGCGTGCTGGGCGGCGCCGGGCTTGGCTACGCGATGTATGCGGGCCTGCTGCAGATTCCGCTCAAGCGCCTGTTCTCCGTCACCAACGCGCTGATCGTGTTGCTCGCGGCGGGCATGGCGAGCCAGTGCGTCGGCTTCCTGCTGGCCGCCGGCCTCGTGCCGTCGTGGGGCGATGCGGTCTGGGATACGTCGTGGCTGCTCAAGGAATCAAGCATCGTCGGCAAGGCGCTGCATACGCTGATCGGCTATACCGCGCGTCCGGCGGGGATCCAGATCGTTGCGTACGTCGTCACGCTGGTCGCGATCGTCGTGCTGGCGCGACTCGTCGGCCGGCCCCGGACGGTGGTGCCGCCGCCGCGGCCCGTTGCCTGA
- a CDS encoding cupredoxin domain-containing protein — translation MNRFAFGFALALLGASATSAFAADDIVNLTLKDHKFSPDGVTIPAGKKVKFVVKNLDATPAEFESDDFKAEKVVPAGKSVEILVGPLKAGTYEFHDEYHEAQSKTHLTVK, via the coding sequence ATGAATCGCTTCGCTTTCGGTTTCGCATTGGCCCTGCTGGGCGCATCTGCAACGTCCGCATTTGCCGCCGACGATATCGTCAACCTGACGCTGAAGGACCACAAGTTTTCGCCGGACGGCGTGACGATTCCCGCCGGCAAGAAGGTGAAGTTCGTCGTGAAGAACCTCGATGCGACGCCCGCGGAATTCGAAAGCGACGATTTCAAGGCGGAGAAGGTCGTGCCGGCCGGCAAGTCGGTCGAGATCCTCGTCGGGCCGCTGAAGGCCGGCACCTACGAGTTCCACGACGAGTATCACGAAGCGCAGTCGAAGACGCACCTCACCGTCAAATAA
- a CDS encoding heavy-metal-associated domain-containing protein, whose amino-acid sequence MEFEVQDMTCGGCANAITRAVTAADPTAKLDIDVAAKTVKVESAQGAERVQSIIEAAGFHPALRSA is encoded by the coding sequence ATGGAATTCGAAGTCCAGGACATGACCTGCGGCGGCTGCGCCAACGCCATCACGCGCGCCGTGACGGCAGCAGACCCCACCGCGAAGCTCGACATCGACGTGGCCGCGAAGACGGTCAAGGTGGAATCGGCGCAAGGCGCCGAACGCGTGCAGTCGATCATCGAAGCGGCGGGCTTCCACCCGGCACTGCGCTCGGCCTGA
- a CDS encoding aldehyde dehydrogenase, whose product MNKLTLADWQDKAASLAIEGRAFIDGASRDAHGGRTFDCVSPIDGRVLAKVADCGEADVNAAVAAARRAFDAGVWAGLNPRARKAVLLRWAALMREHLDELSLLETLDAGKPIGDTTTVDVPGAAYCVEWFAEAIDKVGGEVAPADHHLVGLVTREPVGVVAAVVPWNFPILMAAWKFGPALAAGNSVVLKPSEKSPLTAIRVAQLAYEAGIPAGVFNVVPGAGEPGKLLALHRDVDCIAFTGSTAVGKLIMQYAAQSNLKRAWLELGGKSPNIVLPDCPDLDRAAQAAAGAIFYNMGEMCTAGSRLLVHRDIKDAFIEKLVAAARAYVPGNPLDPAVSMGAIVDGIQLERVLGYIDAGRKEGTLVTGGARVKEETGGFYVEPTVFEVKPDAKIAREEIFGPVLSVIVFDDVDEAVRIANDTEYGLAAAVWTSSLTTAHDVSRRLRAGTVWVNCYDEGGDMNFPFGGYKQSGNGRDKSLHALEKYTELKSTLIRLR is encoded by the coding sequence ATGAACAAGTTGACTTTGGCTGACTGGCAGGACAAGGCGGCGTCGCTCGCGATCGAAGGGCGCGCATTCATCGACGGCGCGTCGCGCGACGCGCACGGCGGCAGGACGTTCGACTGCGTGAGCCCGATCGACGGCCGCGTGCTCGCGAAGGTGGCCGATTGCGGCGAAGCGGACGTGAACGCCGCCGTCGCGGCCGCGCGCCGCGCGTTCGACGCCGGCGTGTGGGCCGGACTGAACCCGCGCGCGCGCAAGGCCGTGCTGCTGCGCTGGGCCGCACTGATGCGCGAGCATCTCGACGAACTGTCGCTGCTCGAGACGCTCGACGCGGGCAAGCCGATCGGCGATACCACGACGGTCGACGTGCCGGGCGCCGCGTATTGCGTCGAATGGTTCGCCGAGGCGATCGACAAGGTCGGCGGCGAAGTCGCGCCGGCCGACCATCATCTCGTCGGCCTCGTCACGCGCGAGCCGGTCGGCGTGGTGGCGGCCGTCGTGCCGTGGAACTTCCCGATCCTGATGGCCGCATGGAAGTTCGGCCCGGCGCTCGCGGCCGGCAACAGCGTCGTGCTGAAACCGTCGGAGAAATCGCCGCTGACCGCGATCCGTGTCGCGCAACTCGCATACGAGGCCGGCATCCCGGCCGGCGTGTTCAACGTCGTGCCGGGCGCGGGCGAACCGGGCAAGCTGCTCGCGCTGCATCGCGACGTCGACTGCATCGCGTTCACTGGCTCGACCGCAGTCGGCAAGCTGATCATGCAGTACGCCGCGCAGTCGAACCTGAAGCGCGCATGGCTCGAACTCGGCGGCAAGTCGCCGAACATCGTGCTGCCCGATTGTCCGGATCTCGACCGCGCCGCGCAGGCCGCGGCCGGCGCGATCTTCTACAACATGGGCGAGATGTGCACGGCCGGCTCGCGCCTGCTCGTGCATCGCGACATCAAGGATGCGTTCATCGAGAAGCTGGTCGCGGCCGCCCGCGCGTACGTGCCGGGCAACCCGCTCGATCCGGCGGTATCGATGGGCGCGATCGTCGACGGGATTCAGCTCGAGCGCGTGCTCGGCTACATCGATGCCGGGCGCAAGGAGGGCACGCTGGTGACGGGCGGCGCGCGCGTGAAGGAGGAGACCGGCGGCTTCTACGTGGAGCCGACGGTGTTCGAAGTGAAGCCCGACGCGAAGATCGCGCGCGAGGAGATCTTCGGCCCCGTGCTGTCGGTGATCGTGTTCGACGATGTCGACGAGGCGGTTCGGATCGCTAACGATACCGAGTACGGGCTCGCGGCGGCGGTGTGGACGTCCAGCCTGACGACCGCGCACGACGTGTCGCGCCGGCTGCGGGCGGGCACCGTGTGGGTGAACTGCTACGACGAAGGCGGCGACATGAACTTCCCGTTCGGCGGCTACAAGCAGTCGGGCAACGGCCGCGACAAGTCGTTGCACGCGCTCGAGAAGTACACCGAGCTGAAGTCGACGCTGATCCGGCTGCGCTGA
- a CDS encoding cupin domain-containing protein: protein MSTEVAERLRFVRNKHGLSQRELAKRAGVTNGTISLIEQGRVSPSVGSLKKLLECIPMSLAEFFTFELVESRSVVSRRDEMPNLGNDALAFHLVGAGVKDRNMCIMREIYQPLADTGPEMLVHAGHEGGVVVSGRLELTVDGATWLLDPGDGYYFESRLPHRFRNPSAEQLCEVVSANSPATF, encoded by the coding sequence ATGTCCACCGAAGTCGCCGAGCGCCTGCGTTTCGTGCGCAACAAGCATGGTCTGTCGCAGCGCGAACTCGCGAAGCGGGCCGGCGTGACCAACGGCACGATCTCGCTGATCGAACAGGGGCGCGTGAGCCCGTCGGTCGGCTCGCTGAAGAAACTGCTCGAATGCATTCCGATGAGTCTCGCGGAGTTCTTCACCTTCGAACTCGTCGAATCGCGCTCGGTCGTATCGCGCCGTGACGAGATGCCGAACCTCGGCAACGACGCGCTCGCGTTTCATCTCGTCGGCGCGGGCGTGAAGGATCGCAACATGTGCATCATGCGCGAGATCTACCAGCCGCTCGCCGACACGGGGCCCGAGATGCTCGTGCATGCGGGGCACGAGGGCGGCGTGGTCGTGTCGGGCCGGCTCGAGCTCACCGTCGACGGCGCGACCTGGCTGCTCGATCCCGGAGACGGCTACTACTTCGAAAGCCGCTTGCCGCACCGTTTTCGCAATCCCAGCGCGGAACAGCTCTGCGAGGTCGTGTCGGCGAATTCGCCGGCCACCTTCTGA